Genomic window (Leisingera methylohalidivorans DSM 14336):
AATGGCGGCCGCGGCGCGGTGGCGCTGGTGCTGGTAGCGGGCGTGGTGCTGATGGTGCTGGGCTACCGCAGCACAGGGTTCATCCATGTCTGGGCGCCGCCGTCCTTCATGGTGCATATCAACAACCTGATGGTGCTGGTCGCGATTTACATGATGAGCCCGGCGCCGAAGAAAGGCGCGCTGCTGAATGGGATGCGCCATCCGATGCTGGCGGGCTTCAAGCTGTGGGCTGCGGCGCATCTTCTGGTCAACGGCGACCTCGCCTCGATCATCCTGTTCGGCGGGCTGCTGGCCTGGGCTGTTGCGGAAGTCATCGTGATCAACCGCACGGAACCGGCATGGCAGCCGCGGCCCAAAGGCTCCATCGCCAAGGATGCGATGTTCTTTGCCGCCTCAATTGTTCTGATGGGGGTGATCGGCTACGTCCACGGGATGATCGGGCCGTCGCCCTTTCCAGGATAGGATACCATGAAACTCTACCGATTTTTGTCCGAGGACGACACCTCCGCCTTTTGCCACAAGGTGACCGATGCGCTGAACAAGGGCTGGGAGCTGCACGGCAGCCCGACCCAGACTTTTGACCCTGTGAAGGGGATCATGCGCTGCGGCCAGGCCGTGGTGAAGGAGGCGGACGGAACCTACACCCCTGAGACCAAACTGGGAGAACACTGATGGCCAAGACCAATCCGGGCCGGTTTTTCGAAGACTACACCGTCGGCGAGGTAATCCGCCACGCGGTGCCGCGCACGGTGTCGGGCGGCGAACGGGCGCTGTACCATGCGCTCTATCCAGCGCGCCATGCGCTCTATTCTTCGGATGAATTTGCCCGGGCCGCTGGTCTGCCCTCGGCGCCGCTGGATGATCTGGCGGCGTTCCATGTGGTGTTCGGCAAGACAGTGCCGGACATCTCGCTGAATGCGCTGGCGAATCTCGGCTATGCCGAAGGCCGCTGGCTGCTGCCGGTCTATCCCGGCGACACGCTGCGCTCCGAATCCGAGGTGATCGGGTTGAAGCAGAACTCCAACGGCAAGTCGGGCGTGGTCTATGTGCGCACCCGCGGGCTGAACCAGCGCGATGAATGCGTGATGGAATACGTGCGCTGGGTGATGGTGCGCAAGCGCGATCTTGACGCGCCCGCGCCCGAGACGGTGATCCCGGAGCTGAACAAGGTGATCCCGGCAGAGCAGCTGGTGATCCCGGCGGGGCTGCATTTCAGCAATTATGATTTCACCCTGGCCGGCGAGCCGCACCGCTGGGGCGATTACGCGGTGGGTGAGACCATCGACCATGTGGATGGCGTCACCATCGAGGAAGCCGAGCACATGCTGGCGACCCGCCTGTGGCAGAACACCGCCAAGGTGCATTTCGACAACACCGCGCGCCCCGATGGCACACGGCTGATCTATGGCGGCCATGTGATCTCGATGGCGCGGACGCTGTCGTTCAACGGGCTTGCCAATGCGCAGATGATCGTGGGCCTGAATGGCGGTGCCCATGCCAACCCCTGCCTGTCCGGCCTGACCGTGCGGGCCTGGTCCGAAGTGCTGGACAAGGCTGACACGGACGCCCCCGGTGTCGGTGCGATCCGGCTGCGGCTGGTGGCGACCAAGGGCGGTGCGCCGTTTGAGCTGAAGGGCGAGGATGGCAAGTATCTGCCGGATGTGCTGCTGGATCTCGATTACTGGGCCTTGATGCCAAAGTAACGGGGAAGGGGGCGCTGCCCCCTCGCAGGCGCTGCCTGCTCACCCCCGGTGTATTTCTGACCAGAAGGACGCAGCGCCAGTATCGCGGCTGGCAGAAATGTGATGACCCGCCGCGGTATTGCTGCATAAGCTGGCGGCATGCGGGTTTTGCAGCTTCTGGTTCTCTCCACGCTTTTCCTCTGGCCGCTGCGGACGGCGGCCTGCGATCTGGCATTGGTGCTGGCGGTGGATGTGTCCGGCTCGGTGGATGCCGATGAGTACCGGGTGCAGATGGACGGGCTGGCGGCGGGGCTGCGCGACGGGGTTGTGTCCGAGGCGCTGGTCAAGGCGCGGGCGCACGTGCTTTTGGTGCAATGGTCGGGTGCGTCCCGGCAGGAGGTGACTCTGCCTTGGGCGCCTGTCCGCCGTTTCGCCGATGTGGAAGCACTTGCCCGGCAAATCGAACAGGCGCCGCGGCCCTGGCGCAATTATTCCACCGCAGTGGGCGAGGCGCTGTTGCTGGCGCTGGACCAGTTCGCCGCGGTTCCGGACTGCAGGCGCAGGGTGATCGACATCTCCGGCGACGGGTTTTCCAACGAAGGCGTCGAGCCGCGC
Coding sequences:
- a CDS encoding DUF1194 domain-containing protein, whose protein sequence is MRVLQLLVLSTLFLWPLRTAACDLALVLAVDVSGSVDADEYRVQMDGLAAGLRDGVVSEALVKARAHVLLVQWSGASRQEVTLPWAPVRRFADVEALARQIEQAPRPWRNYSTAVGEALLLALDQFAAVPDCRRRVIDISGDGFSNEGVEPRAAHGALAALGVTVNAIAIEQSEPDLTAYFYENVIRGDGAFVVTAASFDDYPARIRKKLVREVARQTAALPPEADGRVQPLQ
- a CDS encoding MaoC family dehydratase is translated as MAKTNPGRFFEDYTVGEVIRHAVPRTVSGGERALYHALYPARHALYSSDEFARAAGLPSAPLDDLAAFHVVFGKTVPDISLNALANLGYAEGRWLLPVYPGDTLRSESEVIGLKQNSNGKSGVVYVRTRGLNQRDECVMEYVRWVMVRKRDLDAPAPETVIPELNKVIPAEQLVIPAGLHFSNYDFTLAGEPHRWGDYAVGETIDHVDGVTIEEAEHMLATRLWQNTAKVHFDNTARPDGTRLIYGGHVISMARTLSFNGLANAQMIVGLNGGAHANPCLSGLTVRAWSEVLDKADTDAPGVGAIRLRLVATKGGAPFELKGEDGKYLPDVLLDLDYWALMPK
- a CDS encoding DUF1737 domain-containing protein; this translates as MKLYRFLSEDDTSAFCHKVTDALNKGWELHGSPTQTFDPVKGIMRCGQAVVKEADGTYTPETKLGEH
- a CDS encoding NnrU family protein produces the protein MALLILGLLLWWGGHLFKRLAPEARAAMGNGGRGAVALVLVAGVVLMVLGYRSTGFIHVWAPPSFMVHINNLMVLVAIYMMSPAPKKGALLNGMRHPMLAGFKLWAAAHLLVNGDLASIILFGGLLAWAVAEVIVINRTEPAWQPRPKGSIAKDAMFFAASIVLMGVIGYVHGMIGPSPFPG